The genomic interval TGAAAAAGAATATTAGAATTATAAAAAAATAAATTGTCATGAAATTCTGTGATTGGAAAAAGTAGGTGCGTTCTTAAGCAAAAGCGAGTCAGGGGTGGTGAAAGCCTGATGCCGATGGACTTATTGAATGGTTCCAGGAGAAGCAGTGGGAAATCCTAGGAGAGTATCACATGCCGTAGGTCTTACGTTATAGAGACAGGGTATCGAAATAGACAGACACTATTTCCGTACCTGGGAGAGTGAGATAGTATAGACTATCTAAAATAGGTGGCAACACGGAGTAGAACATTTCGTCCTATATAGGGATCGAAGTGTTTTTTTGTTTCCCTAAATACTTAAAGAAGTTCACCTACAAAAGATAGTTTTACGTCTAACAAGGGTGGCAACACGGAATCAAAGCATTTCGTCCCTGCAGGGGATGGCGTGCTTTTTGTTTTTTTGGGGAGGTGGTTTTAATGTTATGAAGGTGGCTGGTGAAAGGTTTTAAAAAAATTTAAAATTAAAATTAAATTAGGAGATGATAACATGAAAAAACAATTAGAAAAAACATTTGGTGAATTTGGAGGACAATTTGTTCCCCCAGCTATAGTGGCGGTATTGGAGGAAGTAGAAAATGAATTTATCAAGGCAAAAGAGGATGAAAAATTTCAAGAGGAGTATAGATATTATGTAAAGGAATATTCAGGAAGACCTACACCCCTATATTTTGCTGAAAATCTAACACAAAAACTAGGGGGGGGAAAAATCTATCTAAAACGAGAAGATTTAAATCATACAGGAGCCCATAAAATTAATAATGTTATTGGTCAAGTCCTACTAGCAAAAAGAATGGGGAAAAACCGTATTATTGCTGAAACAGGAGCAGGTCAGCATGGGGTGGCAACAGCTACGATTTGTGCAATGTTTGGATTATCCTGTGAAATTTATATGGGGAAGGAAGATGTAGAAAGACAGGCTTTAAATGTTTTTAAGATGGAGATGCTGGGAGCAAAGGTTCATTCTGTAGCCGTAGGAACTGGAACCCTGAAGGAGGCTGTTGATGAGGCTATAAAGGACTGGGCTGAAAACATAGAAGACACCTTTTACGTCATCGGTTCTGTAGTAGGCCCCCATCCCTACCCTACTATGGTGAGGGATTTTCAAAGGATTATAGGAGATGAAGTGAAGGAACAAATTATCCAAAAGGAAGGAAGACTTCCCGATTATTTAATTGCTTGTGCTGGAGGTGGAAGTAATGCCATGGGACTGTTTTATCCCTTTATCGAAGATAAGGAAGTAAAAATCCATGGGGTTGAAGCAGCCGGTTTAGGGGTGGATACCCAGCATCATGCAGCCACATTAACCAAGGGAAGCATTGGTGTCATCCACGGAATGGCCACCTATGTCCTCCAAGATCAGGAGGGAGAAATTATGCCGGTTTATTCCATATCATCGGGATTGGATTATCCAGGTATAGGACCTGAGATTGCTTATCTTCATCAAATGGGTAGAGTGCAGTTTCAAGGGGTTACCGATGCTGAAGCAGTAGAGGCTTTTTATTACTTAACAAGATCAGAAGGAATTATACCAGCCTTAGAAAGCTCCCATGCCATTGCCTATTTAATGGAGTTAGCACCTAAAACCAATAAAGAAGATATTATCGTAGTCAACCTTTCTGGAAGAGGAGATAAGGATATTGATACACTTTTAAAGTTAAACAAAAAAAATAACAATCAATAGCTCTTTGTTAAAAAATTAGATGAAACAAAAAAACATTGCTTGACAGATGATGAAATATTCAGTAAAGTATTAAATTAAAATAAAATAAAATTTATTATTTTTTTACACCAAATATATATAAGGGAGAGAAGTAGCATGCATCCATTTAACAATATTGTCATCATTGGTGTTGGCTTAATCGGTGGTTCTATAGCATTGTCCCTAAAAAAAGCAGGATATAGAGGAAAAATCATAGGCTGTGATTTATCTCAGGAAGCCCTAGAGGAGGCTAAAGCACTAGGGGTCATCGATATGGGCTACAGCAGTCTAAAGGATGCTGTTCAAGGAGCAGATCTAGTGATTGTAGCTACTCCTGTCGGCTATTATAGTGGAATTTTTAAGGAAATAGCCCCTTTTCTCCCTAAAAATGTTATTGTTACTGATGTAGGTAGTGTTAAGGGATATGTGGAGAAAGCTGCCTCTAAGGATTTACCCCAAGATATTCAGTTTATAGGAGGACATCCCATGGCTGGATCGGAAAAAGGAGGTATCAAGGCAGCCACACCCTTTCTCTATGAAAATGCCTATTATTTTCTTACCCCCAACAGCAATACTAAAGAGGATACAATTAATAAGCTAAAGACTTTTGTTGAAATATTAGGTGCATATCCTGTAATCGTGGAGCCTCAACAACACGACAAAATTGTTGCCCTCATAAGTCATATTCCCCACCTGGCAGCTGTTTTGTTGGCAAATATGCTGGATAGACAAAACAGTATTTCCTATATACCCTTTGTAGGGGGGGGATTTAGAGACACCACAAGAATTGCAGCCGGCAATCCCCATATGTGGAAGGACATTTTTTTCTTAAATCAAACAGAGGTATTGGAGGGAATTGAAGCCCTAGAGGATATGCTTGAGGAATTCAAACATTTGCTGAAAACCCAAGGATATAAAGGGGTGTTGGAGACTTTAGAAAAAGCAAAATTAATTCGAGATAGTATTCCTCATACCTATAGGGATTACATACCTCCCCTATATGATTTAATCATTGATGTTGAGGATCGACCGGGAATTTTAGGAGAGCTTACACAAATTATAGGAAACCATAAAATTAATATTAAAGAAATCGAAATTCTCCATGAACGCCAAGGGGAGAAGGGGGCTGTAAGAATAGGTCTAGCTTCTAAGGAAGAACAGGAAAAAGCATTTTATATTTTAAGAGAGGGTGGTTTTCCCTTAACTTATCGCAAA from Natronincola ferrireducens carries:
- the trpB gene encoding tryptophan synthase subunit beta, coding for MKKQLEKTFGEFGGQFVPPAIVAVLEEVENEFIKAKEDEKFQEEYRYYVKEYSGRPTPLYFAENLTQKLGGGKIYLKREDLNHTGAHKINNVIGQVLLAKRMGKNRIIAETGAGQHGVATATICAMFGLSCEIYMGKEDVERQALNVFKMEMLGAKVHSVAVGTGTLKEAVDEAIKDWAENIEDTFYVIGSVVGPHPYPTMVRDFQRIIGDEVKEQIIQKEGRLPDYLIACAGGGSNAMGLFYPFIEDKEVKIHGVEAAGLGVDTQHHAATLTKGSIGVIHGMATYVLQDQEGEIMPVYSISSGLDYPGIGPEIAYLHQMGRVQFQGVTDAEAVEAFYYLTRSEGIIPALESSHAIAYLMELAPKTNKEDIIVVNLSGRGDKDIDTLLKLNKKNNNQ
- a CDS encoding prephenate dehydrogenase, translating into MHPFNNIVIIGVGLIGGSIALSLKKAGYRGKIIGCDLSQEALEEAKALGVIDMGYSSLKDAVQGADLVIVATPVGYYSGIFKEIAPFLPKNVIVTDVGSVKGYVEKAASKDLPQDIQFIGGHPMAGSEKGGIKAATPFLYENAYYFLTPNSNTKEDTINKLKTFVEILGAYPVIVEPQQHDKIVALISHIPHLAAVLLANMLDRQNSISYIPFVGGGFRDTTRIAAGNPHMWKDIFFLNQTEVLEGIEALEDMLEEFKHLLKTQGYKGVLETLEKAKLIRDSIPHTYRDYIPPLYDLIIDVEDRPGILGELTQIIGNHKINIKEIEILHERQGEKGAVRIGLASKEEQEKAFYILREGGFPLTYRKGEIEDVGNK